The following coding sequences lie in one Oncorhynchus kisutch isolate 150728-3 linkage group LG17, Okis_V2, whole genome shotgun sequence genomic window:
- the LOC109908370 gene encoding pepsin A, translated as MMNWAVLLCALVALSECNVKISLIKGKTARETLMEKGLWEETRLKFPYKPMAKFYQTGDEAMTNDADLSYYGVISIGTPPQSFNVIFDTGSSNLWVPSVYCSSQACQNHAKFNPAQSSTFTWANKPVSIQYGTGSMTGRLAYDTVSVGGISVTQQIFGASQTEAPFMANMVADGILGLAFPNLAASGATPVFDNMMSQGLVSQNLFSVYLSGNSAQGSVVSFGDIESNYYTGQITWIPLSSETYWQINMDSVTINGNTVACNGGCQAIIDTGTSQIVGPTTDINNMNSWVGATTDQYGDATVNCNNIPNMPEVTFTLNGNAFTIPASAYTSQNSNGCMTGFGNGGTQQLWILGDVFIRQYYAIFDRQNNNVGLAQIA; from the exons ATGATGAACTGGGCTGTCCTCCTGTGTGCCTTAGTGGCCCTGTCCGAGTGTAATGTCAA GATCTCTCTGATCAAGGGGAAGACTGCCAGAGAGACCCTGATGGAGAAGGGTCTATGGGAGGAGACCAGGCTGAAGTTCCCCTACAAACCTATGGCCAAGTTCTACCAGACTGGTGATGAGGCTATGACCAACGACGCTGAT TTGTCCTACTACGGCGTGATTTCCATTGGAACCCCTCCCCAGTCCTTCAACGTCATCTTTGACACTGGCTCCTCCAACCTGTGGGTTCCCTCGGTCTACTGCTCCAGCCAGGCCTGCC AGAATCATGCCAAATTCAATCCTGCACAGTCCAGCACCTTCACGTGGGCCAACAAGCCTGTTTCCATTCAGTACGGAACTGGCAGCATGACTGGGCGGCTGGCATACGACACTGTTTCG GTGGGCGGTATCTCTGTGACTCAACAGATCTTTGGTGccagtcagaccgaggctccctTCATGGCCAACATGGTTGCCGACGGTATCCTGGGCCTGGCTTTCCCCAACCTGGCGGCCTCTGGGGCCACACCAGTCTTTGACAACATGATGAGTCAGGGCCTCGTTTCCCAGAACCTCTTCTCCGTCTACCTGAGCGG AAACTCAGCACAGGGTAGTGTGGTGTCTTTCGGAGACATTGAGTCTAACTACTACACCGGACAGATCACCTGGATCCCCCTGTCCTCCGAGACCTACTGGCAGATCAACATGGACAG CGTTACCATCAACGGCAACACAGTGGCTTGCAATGGTGGGTGTCAGGCTATCATAGATACTGGCACCTCCCAGATCGTTGGGCCAACCACTGACATCAACAACATGAACAGCTGGGTCGGAGCCACTACTGACCAGTATGGAGAT GCCACCGTGAACTGCAACAACATCCCCAACATGCCTGAGGTGACCTTCACCCTCAACGGAAACGCCTTCACTATCCCTGCCTCCGCCTACACCTCCCAG aactCCAACGGCTGCATGACTGGTTTTGGTAACGGTGGAACTCAGCAGCTCTGGATCCTTGGAGATGTCTTCATCAGGCAGTACTATGCCATCTTTGACAGACAGAACAACAATGTCGGTCTGGCCCAGATCGCGTAA